A window of bacterium genomic DNA:
CGCGTGCTCATAGTCCCCGAGCTGGCCCGCGGCATCGCCCAGGCGGCCCCGCACCGCGCCCCGCCGCTCGTAGGTCTCGGCGTCGTCGGGGCGGATCTCCAGGGCCCGATTGTACAGAACGAGCGCCTCCGAGGAAAGCCCCTGCTTCTCGAGGGCCAGCCCGGCGTAAAATTCTCCCGAAAAGCCGTCGTCCGCCGGCACCACGGGCGCCAGGGTCAGCCCCAGGCAGACCAGGAGCAGGACCCAGGGCAGAAAGTTCAATCGGGCTTTCCTGTCCCGGACCATGCGGACCAGATGGGCTACGAAACCGGCGCCGAGGAGCGCCATGACCGGCAACAGCGGCATCCGGTACCGGCTGGTGACGAAGAAGGCGACGACCCCCACGACGTAGGTGACGGTGAAGGCGACGAGGATGGTGAGCCCGCGCCCCGCGCCGGGATTTGCCAGCATCCGCCCGCGATCGCGGCCCATGGCGGACACGAGCCCCGCCAGACCGAAGGGGGCCGCCAGCCACCAGCGCAGCGGGTTGAGCCGGAGCCAAAGGCTCTGGCCCCGCGCCCAACCGATGTTCACGTTGTTGGAAACGTCCGCCGCGTTGAAGAACCCCAGGGCCTTTTTGAAGAACAATCCGATCGCCCGTCCGGGGGACGCGAAGACGGCGTCGAGACCCCGGGTGTACCAGTATCCGCCGTCGGCCAGGCTCCCGGCGCCGCCCAGGTCCGAATCGCCCGCGAGCTGTCGCCAGGCCATACCCGGCGGCACCGACGAAAAGCCGTCCGCCTCCGGGCCGTTGCCGATGAAGAAATTCACCCCGCCGTTGGCGCTCACCAGAACGAATTTCCCCGACTCGAAGAGGTTGTGGATGGTGGCCGGGAGGATGACCGCCAGCGCTAGACCCAGGGGGATGAGCGCGGCGGCCAGGGCCCGCTTCCAGTCAAAATTCTCGTCTCGCAGGCCGTAGAAGAGCCCCAGCGCCGCCGCCACCGGCAGGAAGAGCAACAGATTGGGTCGGGCCAGCGCGCCGAACCCCAGGGCGATTCCGGCCCAGATGAGCCTCCCTCTCCGCGTCTCCCAGTC
This region includes:
- a CDS encoding tetratricopeptide repeat protein, with protein sequence MTERLLKSDFRRDAKLLLALILVALAARILYAFDYSGSPLYHFPIIDAGYHSFLARLGAEGAAMPGGPYFKPPLYVWFLTDLYSSVGGKSILAAHIFNTLLGLGVVALTFQWGKKLFGRWPAFAAALFVALYDLGPFFEEQAVSVTLETLTYLLSLALFVNAWEEGLDWETRRGRLIWAGIALGFGALARPNLLLFLPVAAALGLFYGLRDENFDWKRALAAALIPLGLALAVILPATIHNLFESGKFVLVSANGGVNFFIGNGPEADGFSSVPPGMAWRQLAGDSDLGGAGSLADGGYWYTRGLDAVFASPGRAIGLFFKKALGFFNAADVSNNVNIGWARGQSLWLRLNPLRWWLAAPFGLAGLVSAMGRDRGRMLANPGAGRGLTILVAFTVTYVVGVVAFFVTSRYRMPLLPVMALLGAGFVAHLVRMVRDRKARLNFLPWVLLLVCLGLTLAPVVPADDGFSGEFYAGLALEKQGLSSEALVLYNRALEIRPDDAETYERRGAVRGRLGDAAGQLGDYEHAAELAPDYADALYDLAALLERTGTYPPEEYLSLYSRAVEADPDYIPARMAYGMALKWLGRYDEAVGQLKEAVNRRPRFSAAHRLLGELYAAQGRLPEAAREFFLADYFGGEIWSF